DNA from Salinibacterium sp. dk2585:
GTGGCGATGTGGATGCGCATCCGTCCAGTTTAGGAGCGGTGCGCACCCCCAGAGGTCAGTCGAACTGGGGGCCCCGAGTGCGTGAGCGCTTGAGTTCGAAGAAGCCGTCGTAGGCGGCGACGGCCACGACGCCATCCCACAGCTTCGCGGCTTCCTCGCCCTTGGGGGCGGGCGAGATGACGGGGCCGAAGAAGGCGGTGCCCTCGACCGCGATGACAGGCGTGCCGACATCCTGGCCCACGCGACCGATGCCCTCGGCGTGACTCGCCCGCAGCTGCGGCTCATATTCCTCGGTGTCGGCGTAGGCGATGAGGCCGGCGTCGAGGCCCACTTCGGCAAGCGCCTCCCGCATGACGGTGTCGGCGTCGGTCGACCCGCCCGGGTGGATGCGCGTTCCCAGCGCATCGTAGAGCGGCTTGACCGCCTGCTCTCCCTCCATTTCGGTGACGGCCGCGACGAGGCGGGCGTAGCGCAGTGCGCGAGGGAGGAACTCGCGGTAATGGTCCGACAGGTCGTCACGGTCCTCGTTGAGCACGGCGAGGCTCATGATGTGCCAGTGCACATCGAGGTCCCGGAGCGCTGCAACCTCATCGATCCAGCGGCTCGTCATCCAGGCCCACGGGCAGGAGGGGTCGAACCAGAAGTCGACTCGGGTGGGCGTGGCGGCGGTCATGTCAGTCATAGCTCCACGGTAGCCGTGCTTGCGCGCTTGGCTCTGGTAATCGCCGAACAAGGAGCGCACACTGAAGGGACACAAGCGTCTCAACGTGGAGGTGTCTGATGACTATCGGAGGACAGCGCGACCGGTTCTCGTGGGAGGCCCCGGGCGGCATGCCCGTGTTGTCGAGGGGACGCCACCGGCGTCCTCGGCAGGGCGCCTGCTTCATGGAATTCGCCTCCTATCTCGCGGGTGAGGCGTGGAGTGACCATCCGCAGTGCACGCATCCATTCCTCGCATTCCTCGCCCGCGGGGTCAACGACTTCACGAGCGATGAGGGCCGCCAGCGCCTCGCGACCCATATCCCGAGCGTGGTCGGCCTGACGGGTGACTCACCGATCATCGAGCCCCTCGTGGCCCTCCGCGCCGCGGTCACCCCTATCGGGGTCGCCGCCGAGTCCGCCCAGCGCAGTCTCGCCGCGGGTGTGCTCGCGTGTGAGTCGGCCCTCGACGAACTCGCGTGCCCGACGCCGGACACCGCAGCGGAGCTCCTCGCGGAGGCACATTCGAGCGCACCGCTCGCCATGGCCTGGGCGAAAGACTTCGCTGCGAGCATTCCGCCGTCGCGGCGCCCTGTCTCGTTCTCGCGTCGGGGTCGGGCCATCGTGAGCACCGCGGTGCTTGCAGCCGCCGATGCCCTCGTCGACGACTCTGACGCACTGCTCCACGCGATACTCGTGGGTGCGATCGCGGACACGCGGGGCCTACTGACCAAGGCGCCGCAGCCGACGGAGGCCGCGCAGGCGGTGCCGACGAGAGATGGCATGACAACGAGCATCCACTGACCGTCTCGCGATTAGGCTTGCTGACGACGGCTGCCGCACCGAACGTGCGCAGCGTCGCACGACAACCGACTCACAATGGAGGAGCATTCGCATGCCCGGAGACAATCTCACCCGCCTCGAGGCACAGGAACGCAGTGCCCTCCTCTCAGTAGAGCGCTACGACGTGGCACTCGACCTGACGACGGGTGACGAGACCTTCCGCAGCACGACGACGATCGCCTTCACGGCCGAGGCGGGAACGTCAACCTTCATCGACGCGATCACGCGCACCGTGCACTCGATCACGCTCAACGGTGAGCAGGTCAATGTGTCTGCCGCCGACGGCATGCGCATCCAGCTCGAAGCGCTCACGGAGCGGAACGAACTCACGATCGTCGCCGACATGGAGTACACCAACACAGGTGAGGGCCTGCACCGCTTCGTCGACCCCGTCGACGGCGAGGTCTACCTCTACTCGCAGTTCGAAGTGCCCGACAGCCGCCGGGTGTTCCCCGTCTTCGAGCAGCCCGACCTCAAGGCGGAGTTCTCATTCACCGTGACGGCACCCGCCCGCTGGCAGGTCGTCTCCAACTCCCCCACCCCCGAACCCGAGATCGACGGGGAGGTCGGCACCTGGCGTTTCGCGCCGACGCCCCGCATCTCCTCCTACATCACGGCGATCGTCGCGGGACCGTACGACGTCGTGCGCACCGAGCTCACGAGCCGCGACGGCCGCACGATCCCCCTCGGCGTCTTCTGCCGCAAGTCGCTCAGCGAATACCTCGATGCCGACTACATCTTCGACATCACCCGCAAGGGCTTCGAGTACTACGAGGAACAGTTCGACTACGCCTACCCCTTCGAGAAGTACGACCAGCTCTTCGTGCCCGAGTTCAACGCGGGCGCCATGGAGAACGCGGGCTGCGTCACCTTCACCGAGACCTACGTCTTCCGCAGCAAGGTGACGGATGCCATCAAGGAGCGTCGCGTCGTCACGATCCTTCACGAGCTGGCCCACATGTGGTTCGGCGACCTCGTGACCATGAAGTGGTGGAACGACCTGTGGCTCAACGAGTCCTTCGCGGAGTGGGCTTCGACCATCTCGACCGCTGAGGCGACCGAGTGGACCGAGGCGTGGACGACCTTCCAGGCGATGGAGAAGAGCTGGGCCTACCGCCAGGACCAGCTGCCCTCGACGCACCCCGTCGTCGCGACGATCAACGACCTCGAGGACGTGCAGGTCAACTTCGACGGCATCACCTACGCCAAGGGCGGCTCGGTGCTCAAGCAGCTCGTGGCCTGGGTCGGCCGCGAGGCGTTCTTCTCGGGCGTCGCGGCGTACTTCAAGAAGCACGCCTGGGGCAACACGCAACTCGTTGACCTCCTCACCGAGCTCGAGGCCACGAGCGGCCGCGACCTGTCGACGTGGTCAAAGCTGTGGCTCGAGACGGCGGGCGTCAACACGCTGCGGCCCGAGATCGAGACGGATGCCGACGGCCGCATCACCTCCTTCGCGGTCGCGCAGACCGCTCCTGAGGACTACCCGACCATCCGTCCGCACCGCCTCGCGATCGGCTTCTACGACCACGACGCCGACGGCGCACTCACCCGCTCGCACCGCATCGAGATCGACGTCGACGGGGAGCGAACGGATGTCGCGGAACTCGTCGGCATGCAGCGTCCCGCACTCGTGCTCATCAATGACGACGACCTCGCCTACGCAAAGATCCGTCTCGACGACGCCTCGCTCGAGACGGCGATCGAGAACCTCAGCCGCATCTCGGACCCGCTCGCGCGAGCGCTCGTCTGGGGCTCGGCGTGGGACTCCACGCGCGACGGCGAGACGAAGGCGAGCGACTACGTGCGCCTCGTGCTCGGCAACATCGCGAGCGAGACCGAGTCGACCACGATCCGCACGACCCTGACGCAGCTCATGACGACGGCGCGCATGTACGTCGACCCGGCGACGCGCGAGGCGACGATCGAGAAGGTCGGCACGGAACTGTGGGCGCTCGCCCAGCGGGCCGAGGCCGGCTCCGATGCCCAGTTCCAGTTCGTGAAGTTCTTCGCGGCGATTGCATCGACGCAGGACCACGCCGAAGTGCTGCGCGGCCTCCGCGATGGCGAGATCACGCTCGAGGGCCTCGAGGTCGACACCGACCTGTCGTGGGAGCTGCTCGAGGGCCTCGTGCTCAATGGCGCCGCCGGCGTGGCTGAGATCGCAGCAGCGCTCGAGAAGGACAACACGGCGAACGGCCAGCAGGCGGCGGCGCGAGCCCGCGCGACGATCCCGACGGCCGAGGCCAAGCTCGCCGCGTTCTCGTCGATCGTGGACTCCGACACGGTGCCCAACATGATCGTGCGGCACACCGGCATGGGCGTGCAGCATGTCAATGACCCCTCCTCGCTCGAGCCGCTCGTCGAACGCTACTTCTCCTCCCTCCTGACGCTGTGGGAGTCTCGCAGCTACGGCATCGCATCCGCCCTCATCGTGGGCCTCTACCCGGCACCCCTCGCCTCGCAGGAGCTGGTGGATGCCACGCGCCAGTGGCTCGACGCGAACCAGGAGATCCCGGCCCTCCGCCGCCTCGTGGTCGAGAACCTCGATGGCGTGGAGCGTGCACTGCGCGTGCAGGAGCGCGACGCCCGTTAAGCGCTTGTGCCTGCGTGATCCTCCGGGGTCACGCAGGCACCCCGCTTAGACTTGGCGGCAAATGGACGACACTCCCTCCGCCTTCGACTGGACCGCCTTCTGGGCGGACGCACTGACGTTCATCGACACCTGGCAGGTGCCGCTCAAGGTGCTGCTCATCGTCGCCGGGGCCATCGTGGTTCGGTACGTGCTGCTGCGGATCGTCGCACGCGTCGTGGACCGCGTCGTGCGCGGCGTGAAGAAGCGGCAGAACATCGAGGACACCCAGGCACTGTCCGCATCCCCGCTCGCGGCCGCTCGCGTCGTGCAGCGTACGCGGGCGCTTGGAACCGTGCTGAATAGCGCCTTGACTGCGGTCCTGGTCGTCCTCGCGCTCATCCTGCTTGTGGGGGTGCTGTTCCCCAACGCCTCCGGTGCCTTCGCGATCATCAGCGCCGCCGTGGGAGCCGGCCTCGGCTTCGGTGCCCAGAACATCGTCAAGGACGTGCTCAACGGCATCTTCATGGTCGCGGAGGACCAGCTCGGCGTCGGTGACGTCGTCGATCTCGGACCCGCAACGGGCGTCGTCGAGGTGGTCGGCATCCGGGTCACGCAGGTGCGCGACGTCAACGGAACCCTGTGGTTCGTGCGCAATGGCGAGATTCTGCGTGTGGGGAACCTCTCGCAGGGTTGGGCGCGCGCGATCATCGACCTCGCGGTGCCCTATGAGGCCGATGTCGAGCTGGTGCAGGAACGGATGCTCGCGACCGCCGTCGACATGCACCAGAACTCCAAGTGGCGCAGTCGCATCCTCGAGAAGCCGGAGATCTGGGGCATCGAGTCGATCTCCTCCGAGGCGGTCGTTGTGCGCCTCGTCGTCAAGACGAGGTCATCGAGCAAGGATGATGTCGCCCGCGAGCTTCGCGCCCGGCTGAAGGCGACGCTCGACGAGATGGGCGTGCGCCTTCCCGCGCTCAACAGTGTCGTCTTGCAGGGCTACGACGGCGCCACGAATGTCACGGGAGCGCGACCGCCGAAGACGAGCCCTCTCGCGATCACGGAGCCCGCCGCCCCCAAGCCTGCACGAACCCGCAAGGAGTCACGATGAGCCAGTCCCACCCGGCAGACGTTCCCGCCGGCCCCGAGGGCGTGCGAAGCCCCGTGACGCTCCGTTCGACCGAGAACGGCCCGGCTGCCGGCGGAAGCTTCTTCGAGCAGGTCGGCGGTCACGACACCTTCGATCGCCTCGTGCGTGCGTTCTACGACGGCGTGCAGCAGGACCCAGTGCTGTGGCCCATGTATCCGGCGCACGACCTCGAGGGGGCCGTGCAGCGCCTCACGATGTTCCTCGAGCAGTACTGGGGCGGGCCAGGCACCTACAGTGAGCAGCGCGGCCACCCGCGACTCCGGATGCGTCACGCCGCCTACAAGGTCGGCCCGAAAGCGCGCGATGCCTGGCTCGCGAACATGCGCCGAGCACTCGACACGCTCGAACTCAGCCCGCTCGACGACGCGACCCTGTGGTCGTACCTGGATCGCGCTGCGCACAGCCTGCTGAACACCTTCGAGGACTAGTCCCGCACCTCGCCCTGCTGCGCCGCCACCGACTCGGCGTAGGAGGCTGCGAGTCCCTCGGCGAGCGGGGTCGTGGGCCGCCCGATGAGGGAACTGAGGGTGTCCGTCGCATCCGCCAGCGCACCCTCACGCGTGTTCGTATCGAGGGTGACGATGAATCCGGCCGTGCCGATGTCGAGCCCCGCCTTGGTGAGGATCTTGCGGTGTTCCCTGGGTGACACACGTTTGTATGTCACCTCCCTCTCGACGATCGAGGAGATGACCCGGGCGAGCTCCTCGTAGCCCCACGCGACATCCCCCGAGAACTCGTAGACCGCGCCTTCGTGCCCCTCGCCCGCGAGCACGACGGCTGCCCCCTCCGCGTAGTCACGTCGGTCAGCACTCGCGACGCGCCCGTCGCCGAGGCTCGCGATGATCAGCCCCGTGTACTTGGCCTGCTGGGCGACCTGCACGTAGCTCTCGGTGTACCAGTTATTGCGCAGGATCGCGAAGGGAATGCCCGAACTGCGCACCAACTCCTCCGTCGCCTTGTGCTCGGGCGCGAGCGCGAGGCTCGTCGTGTCGGCGTGCGGCGCGCTCGTATAGGCGATGAACTGCACCCCTGCCCGCTTGGCTGCCTGCACGACGTTGCTGTGCTGGGCGACCCGGCGACCCACCTCGCTGCCCGAGATGAGGAGCAGGCGGTCGACGCCCTCAAGCGCCGTGTCGAGTGTCGCCGGGCGCGAATAGTCGGCGGGGCGGACAACGACCCCCTGCTCGGCGAAGTCGGCGACCTTCGAGACATCCCGGCCGATCGCGACGATGTCACTCGGGGCCGCACCCCTCTCGATGAGGCTGGCGAGGACGAGTCGGCCGAGGTGACCGGTGGCACCGGCGACGGCAAGGGTGGTCATGCGGTGAGGGGCCTTTCGACGGGGTTGTACGTACGGTGGAGCTAACGCGCGGAGCGCTCGTGTGAGCCCGCGCGACGCAGGAGCGCCTCTGCGTGACGGATGACCGGCTCGTCGATCATCGCTCCGTCGACGCTGAATGCCCCCTGGGTCCCGGCGGCCCCGTCCACGACCCGCTGTGCCCAGTCGAGCTGCTCCTGGGTGGGACGGTAGGCGGCACGAATCGTCTCAGCCTGGGCAGGGTGTATGCAGGCGGTCGCGGAAAAGCCGCTCGCCGCGGCATCCGCTGCTTCCGCCGCGAGGGAGTCGAGCTTCGTGAAGTCGACGTTGATCGCGTCGATGGCGGCCTTGCCGTTGGCCCGCGCCGCGAGGAGGATGTTCGAGCGCGCGACCCGGACCACATCGCGGTAGCGCCCGTCCGCTCCGCGACTGCTCGTGCCACCGAGGGAGACCGTGAGGTCCTCCGCACCCCAGAAGAGGCCAACGACGTGCGGCAGCGCGGCGATCTCGGGCGCGGCGAGGACTCCCCGCGCGGATTCGATGAGGGAGACGACTCGGTATGGGGCGAGGAGCGCGAGTTCCTCCGGTGTCATGACCTTGGGCACCATGACGGTGCTGTAGCCGCTCCTCGCGAGCGTGTCGAGGTCTGCCTCGAAGTGATCGCTGCGCGTGCTATTGATGCGGAGGATCGTGCGGTCGGGGTCGAGTGAGGAGGCGATGACCGCCTCGCGCGCTGCCGCTTTGTGCGCCTCACCCACCGCATCCTCGAGGTCGAGGATGACGGCATCTGCTCGCTCAGCGGCCTTGGCGAAACGCTCGGGTCGGTCGGCGGGGCAGAAGAGGATCGCCGGGCCCATCGTGAAGGGGGTGCTCATCGATTCATGGTACCGAGCGCGGGCTAGAAGTCGACCAGCGCGATCGCGATGTGCACCTCGTCGCCCAGCTCCACGCCCTCCGCGGAGCGCACGGCCTTCTTGATCGGCAGGGAGTAGGCGCGATCGCTCGGAAAGATCGAGGTGCGCCACCTGCTCGCACCAAGCGAGACATCGACCCGCACCGAGCCGAAGCCTTTCTCCATCCCGGCGACGACCTGCTGGATCTCGTCGGAGACCTCCTCCGGCACCGAGGCGAACACCCAGGTCGAATCGACTCGGCCCTTCCACCGCCACAGCTCGCTCGTGAACTCATACCGCATGCGCGTCACCTGCCATCAGCGGGACGAGGTGCAGATGCAGGCCTCATTCCCCTCCGCATCCGCCACGACCCACCAGTCGGGCGCGAACTCATCGGTGACGAGCGTTCCTCCAGCCTCGAGCGTCGCCTCGAGTCGCTCCTCCGCATCCTCGGCGGGCACGTAGACATCCATGTGCAGGCGGTTGCGCTCGGTGCGCGCGACATCCATGCCCTGAAACCAGACCCTTGGGCCAAGCCGCCGCGGGTCTGCCAGCTCGACCCCACCGTCGCTCGCGGGCACCTCCACGTAGTCGAGCACGGCCTTCCAAAACGGCCGGATGGCGTCGGCGTCGCGTGCATCGATCGCGAGTTCGTAGAGGCTCAGCACGGCCTTGGCGGGCGTTGCACCGGCATCCGCCGCGGCAGCATCGATGCGGGCGGCGAGGTCGAGGTCGCGCTCCGTCACTCCCCCGGCGTCGTGCGAGGTCAACTCGAACGCCACACGCCCCCATCCGAGGCGCACCTCCGGATGGTGGTTCAGCTCGTCGGCGATCTCCGCCACTGTCGCGACCATCCGCGCGGCCGAGGCGAAATCCACCGTGCGGTAGGAGCCCCGGAGGGCACGTTGGAGGTGCGAGAAAGCGCTCTCGCGCAGGCTGTCGGCGGTCTGTTCAGGAAGCAGCGTGGCTGTGGAGTCGTTCAGCATGCGCCCACACTGGCCCGCCCGAGGGTTCGATGCAAGACCCCATCACCGATACGCCAGCACGCTCGAGGGATCGCCCAGGATGTCGCCGACCGCCGTCAGGAACTCGGAGCCCTGCCTGCCGTCGACCAGTCGGTGATCGAAGGAAAGCGTGAGGCTCACGACAGAACGCAGTGCCACCTCACCCTCGTGCTCCCACGGTCGCTTCCGCACCGCGCCGAGCGCAAGGATCGCTGCCTCGCCCGGGGGCAGGATCGGCGTGCCCGCGTCGACCCCGAAGACTCCCACGTTCGTGATCGTGAAGGTGCCACCAGCCAGCTGCGCGGGAGTCGTGGTCGCCTCACGCGCCTTCGTGACAAGTTCCGTCATCGCGCTGGCGAGCTCGACGAAGGAGAGCCGATCCGCGTCGTGAATGTGCGGCACGAGAAGTCCGCGGTCGGTGGCCACCGCGATGCCGAGCCCCACGTGGGCGAACTCCACCACCTCGTCGCGCTCAGCGTCCCAGCGGCTGTTGATCGCGGGCGAGGTGCGCAGCGCGCTGAGGCAGGCGGCCGCCGCGATCGTGAGGAAGCCCACGCGCGTTCCCTCCAGGCGCGGGTGCCGCTTGAGTCTCTCCACGAGGCCGAGGCTCTCAGTCACATCGACATCGAGGCGCAGGCTCGCGTGCGGCGCCGTAAACGCGCTGTGCACCATGGCCTCGGCCATGCGTCGACGCACTCCAGCGATGGGCACGCGCGTGTCGCTTCCTCGTGCACCGAGGGGCGAGCGGTTTGGATCCCGCGGCGCGGCATCCGAGGCACGCTGCGGCTCCTCGGCAGCGTCGCTGCGTGAGGCAAGCCACTCCTCCCGACGGTGGCGCCGGCGCGGTCGCTCCGCCGATGCGACCTTGGGGCCGTAGCCGACCAGCACCGAGGTGCGCTCGGGTGCTGGCGGCGTCTCGGGAGGTGTGGGCGTCGGCGGGGCAGGCGGCGGCTCCGGCGCGTCCGGGATGCTCTCGGCCGCATCGGGGGGTTCGGCCGAGATCGGCGGTACCTCCACCGTTAAGCTCAGCCCCCCAGCATCCGCTGTCTCGATCGTGATGATTGGCGTGCCGACCCGCACGGTCGTGCCCGGCTCGACGAGAAGCTGGGAGATCGTGCCCGCGAAGGGCGACGGCAGCTCGACAAGCGCCTTGGCCGTCTCGACCTCGGCAAGCACCTGGTTGAGCTCGACGGTGTCGCCGACGTCGACCTCCCACGAGACGATCTCCGACTCCGTCAGCCCCTCGCCGAGGTCGGGGAGGGCGAACTCCTGCACGCTCATGCCGGCCTCCCCGCGGGTGCTGACCAGCCGGTGAGCGAATTGACACGGCCGAGGGCGCGGTCGATGCCGTCGAGCAGCCGATCGAGGTCGGGGAGGAAGTGCTCCTCGAGTCGCGACGCGGGATAGGGCACGTCGTGCCCCGTCACGCGCACGGGCGCCGAACGCAGGTGTTCGAAACAACGCTCCGTGACGCTCGTGGCGATCTCTGCACCGAGTCCCCCAAACTGCTGCGCCTCGTGGGTGACGACGAGGCGCCCCGTCCGGCGCACGGATGCCTCGACCGTCTCGAAGTCGACGGGCGACAGCGAACGGAGATCGACGACCTCGACCGAGACGCCCTCATCCGCGGCGGCCACGGCGGCATCGATCGCCGTCGCGACGAGCGGACCGTAGGCGACGAGCGTGACATCCGCCCCCTCCATCACGACCCGAGCGCGGTCGAGCGGCGGCGCCGCCTGCATCGCGTCCTCGACCTCGCCCTTGACCCAGTACCGGCGCTTGGGCTCGAAGAAGATGACGGGATCGTCACTCGCGATCGCCTGGCGCACCATCCAGTGGGCGTCCTGCGGGTTCGAGCAGGTGACGACGCGGAGCCCGGAGGTGTGGGTGAAGTAGGCCTCGGGTGACTCCGAGTGGTGTTCGACCGCCCCGATGCCGCCTCCGTAGGGCACGCGCACCGTGATCGGCATGCGCACGACCCCGCGGGTGCGGTAGTGCAGCTTGGCCACCTGTGCCACGATCTGGTCGAAGGCCGGGTAGATGAAGCCATCGAACTGGATCTCGACGACGGGACGATAGCCGCGATAGGCGAGGCCGACCGCCGTGCCCAGGATCCCCGCCTCAGCGAGTGGCGTGTCCATGACCCGGTCGGCCCCGAAGTCGCGCTGCAGGCCGTCCGTCACGCGGAACACGCCGCCAAGCCGGCCGATGTCCTCCCCCATGATCACGACGCGATCATCCTGGGCGAGGGCGTGGCGCAGTCCCGAAGTGATCGCGGAGGCGAGAGTGAGCTCGGTCATGCCTCGTCGCCACCCTCGAACATCGCGAGGTATGCCTCGTACTGGCTCCTCTGCCGGTTCAGCCACGCGGTCGGCTCGGTGTACACATGGTCGAAGAGCTTGAGCGCTTCCGGGTCTGGCAGGCCGACGCAGGCGGCCCGCATGGCTGCGGCCGTCGCATCCGCCTTCTCCTTCACCGCGGCGCGATGCGCGTCCCCGAGCACCCCGAGTTGCTCGAGGTGCCGCTCGAGCCTGTCGATCGGGTCCTTCGCGGCCCACTCCTCGCGCTCGAGGGGGTCCTCATAACGGCTCGGATCATCGGAGGTCGTGTGTGGCCCCATACGATAGGTCACCGCTTCGATCCACGACGGCCCGTCGCCGGAGCGTGCACGCTCGAGCGCCCACCGCGTCGCCGCCATGACCGCGATCACGTCGTTGCCGTCGACGCGCATGCTCGGGATGCCGAAGCCCGGAGCGCGATCCGCGAGCGGCCGACGGGCCACGAGCCCGACGGGCTCCGAGATCGCCCAGTGGTTGTTCTGGCAGAAGAACACGACGGGAGCGGAGTAGGTCGCGGCGAAGACCATGGCCTCGTTGACGTCGCCCTGGCTCGTCGCGCCGTCGCCGAAGTAGGCGATGGCCGTCGAGTCGACGCCGTCCTTGGCGCACCCCATCGCATAGCCGGTCGCGTGCAGCGTCTGCGCCCCGATGATGATCGCCGGTGGCGCCATGCCGAACTCGAAGGGGTTCCAGCCGGATGCCGCCGTGCCGCGCCACATCGGCATGATGGTGTCGATCGCGATGCCCCGGCAGTACGCGACGGCGTGCTCGCGATAGCTCGTGAACACGAAGTCATCAGAACGCAGTGCCCTCGCCGAGCCGACCTGCGCAGCCTCCTGGCCGAGCAGCGGCGGCCAGAGGCCGAGCTGGCCCTGCCGCTGCAGCGCCACGCCTTCCATGTCAATGCGGCGCACCGTCACCATGTCCTCGTGCAGGGCGAGCAAGCGCTCGGGCGTGAGATCGGCGACGAAGTGATCGAGGGGAGGGTTCGGGTGCCGCGTGCCATCCGGGGCGAGCATCGTGACGAGCTGTTCCCCCGGCCGCTGGAGCCGCGTGGGCTCATCGTGCGGAGCGCCGGATGCGGCGTCGACCTCGCGGCTAGAACTGACAACGACCGAACTCATGCTGCCTCCTCGACCGGTGCCGACCGCAGCAGGTGAGCCATGGCGGGCACGATCCTCTCGGCTCGGGCTTGTGGCTCGAACCGACCGGGCCACTCTGCCCGGTGAACGCGACGCTACGCATGCGCAGCCCAGAAATCAAGCACCGCGATCAAGCACCCGTGCCGTCACGCGACGCCGGAGTGCACCGCACGCTATCGTGGGGCGCAATCGAGCGACTCATCGCCCCGGAGGGACCAACGGATGCCACAGCCCCACGCACCTTCGCACCTCGCCGCAGACGCGATCGTGATCGGCGCGGGACTCGCCGGCCTCGTTGCCGCGGCCGAACTCCTCGAGGCGGGACGGTCCGTCATCGTGCTGGAGCAGGAGCCCGAGGCCAGCCTCGGCGGGCAGGCGTGGTGGGCGTTCGGCGGCCTCTTCCTCGTCGACTCGCCCGAGCAGCGGCGCCTCGGGGTGCGCGACAGCCTGGAATTGGCTCGACAGGACTGGTACGCGAGCGCGGGCTTCGATCGAGACGATGAAGACCTGTGGGCGCGCCGCTGGGCCGACGCCTACCTCGAGTTCGCGGCGGGTGAGAAGCGGGCGTGGCTGCACGGCATGGGGGTGCGCTGGTTCCCCGTGGTCGGCTGGGCCGAACGTGGTGGCGGCACCGCCATGACGCACGGCAACTCGGTGCCGCGGTTCCACATCACCTGGGGCACGGGACCCGGTGTCGTCGCGCCGTTCATCGCCCGAGTCCGCGCGGCGCAGGCGACGGGTCGCGCAACGCTCGCCTTCCGGCACAGGGTCGACGAACTCATCTTGGAAGACGGCGCCGTCGTGGGGGCTCGCGGCGTCGTGCTGACGCCGCATCCGGCGGCGCGGGGTGCAGCGAGCGGCCGCGGGGTCGCCGGAGACTTCGAGGCGCGTGCGGCATCCGTCATCGTCGCTTCCGGCGGGATCGGCGGCAACCACGACATGGTGCGCGCGCAGTGGCCCGCGCGACTCGGCACACCCCCGGAACGCATGCTCTCCGGTGTGCCAGCGCACGTCGATGGTCGGATGCTCGCCATCAGTGAGCGCGCGGGCGGACGCCTCGTGAACGGCGACCGCATGTGGCATTACGTGGAGGGCATCGAGAACTGGGATCCCGTCTGGGCGAGGCACGGCATCCGTATTCTCCCTGGGCCCTCCAGCGTTTGGCTGGATGCGACGGGCAAGCGCCTGCCAACCCCGCTCTTTCCAGGCTTCGACACGCTAGGCACCCTCGAGTACCTCCGAAAGACCGGCCACGACCACAGCTGGTTCGTGCTGACGCAGAAGATCATCGAGAAAGAATTCGCGCTCTCGGGCAGCGAGCAGAATCCCGACCTCACGGGCAAGGATGTGCCGCTGCTGCTCGAGCGCATCAAGAAGGGTGCCCCCGGGCCGGTCGAGGCCTTCAAGCGCAACGGCGCCGACTTCATCGTTGCCGACGACCTCGACGAGCTGCTGCGCAGCATGGCCGAGCTCGAGCCGGAGGTTCCATTCGACGCCGAGCGGGCACGCGCTGAGATCGTCGCCCGCGACCGTGAGATGGCCAACGAGTTCACGAAGGACTCACAGGTCGCCGCCCTCCGCCAGGCGCGCAATTACAAGGGTGACAAGCTGATCCGTGTCGCAAGCCCGCATCGCATCCTCGATCCCGCCGCGGGTCCGCTCATCGCCGTGAGGATGCACGTGCTGACCCGCAAGAGCCTGGGCGGCCTGCAGACCGACCTCTCGGCCCGCGTGCTCGGCACCGATGGGGCACCCGTGCCGGGGCTGTATGCGGTTGGGGAGGCAGCCGGCTTCGGCGGCGGCGGCATGCACGGCTACCGTTCGCTCGAGGGCACGTTCCTCGGCGGCTGCCTGTTCAGCGGTCGTGTCGCGGGGCGCGCCGCAGCCGGGGCCTGATCAGGCGGGCTGCACTGTCGGCGCGATGCTGGGCAGCGCGTCGAAGACCGCGATCGGCCGGCCCGCCAGTTCGTGCACCTCGATG
Protein-coding regions in this window:
- a CDS encoding globin; this encodes MSQSHPADVPAGPEGVRSPVTLRSTENGPAAGGSFFEQVGGHDTFDRLVRAFYDGVQQDPVLWPMYPAHDLEGAVQRLTMFLEQYWGGPGTYSEQRGHPRLRMRHAAYKVGPKARDAWLANMRRALDTLELSPLDDATLWSYLDRAAHSLLNTFED
- a CDS encoding SDR family oxidoreductase, translating into MTTLAVAGATGHLGRLVLASLIERGAAPSDIVAIGRDVSKVADFAEQGVVVRPADYSRPATLDTALEGVDRLLLISGSEVGRRVAQHSNVVQAAKRAGVQFIAYTSAPHADTTSLALAPEHKATEELVRSSGIPFAILRNNWYTESYVQVAQQAKYTGLIIASLGDGRVASADRRDYAEGAAVVLAGEGHEGAVYEFSGDVAWGYEELARVISSIVEREVTYKRVSPREHRKILTKAGLDIGTAGFIVTLDTNTREGALADATDTLSSLIGRPTTPLAEGLAASYAESVAAQQGEVRD
- a CDS encoding DsbA family protein, encoding MTAATPTRVDFWFDPSCPWAWMTSRWIDEVAALRDLDVHWHIMSLAVLNEDRDDLSDHYREFLPRALRYARLVAAVTEMEGEQAVKPLYDALGTRIHPGGSTDADTVMREALAEVGLDAGLIAYADTEEYEPQLRASHAEGIGRVGQDVGTPVIAVEGTAFFGPVISPAPKGEEAAKLWDGVVAVAAYDGFFELKRSRTRGPQFD
- the pepN gene encoding aminopeptidase N yields the protein MPGDNLTRLEAQERSALLSVERYDVALDLTTGDETFRSTTTIAFTAEAGTSTFIDAITRTVHSITLNGEQVNVSAADGMRIQLEALTERNELTIVADMEYTNTGEGLHRFVDPVDGEVYLYSQFEVPDSRRVFPVFEQPDLKAEFSFTVTAPARWQVVSNSPTPEPEIDGEVGTWRFAPTPRISSYITAIVAGPYDVVRTELTSRDGRTIPLGVFCRKSLSEYLDADYIFDITRKGFEYYEEQFDYAYPFEKYDQLFVPEFNAGAMENAGCVTFTETYVFRSKVTDAIKERRVVTILHELAHMWFGDLVTMKWWNDLWLNESFAEWASTISTAEATEWTEAWTTFQAMEKSWAYRQDQLPSTHPVVATINDLEDVQVNFDGITYAKGGSVLKQLVAWVGREAFFSGVAAYFKKHAWGNTQLVDLLTELEATSGRDLSTWSKLWLETAGVNTLRPEIETDADGRITSFAVAQTAPEDYPTIRPHRLAIGFYDHDADGALTRSHRIEIDVDGERTDVAELVGMQRPALVLINDDDLAYAKIRLDDASLETAIENLSRISDPLARALVWGSAWDSTRDGETKASDYVRLVLGNIASETESTTIRTTLTQLMTTARMYVDPATREATIEKVGTELWALAQRAEAGSDAQFQFVKFFAAIASTQDHAEVLRGLRDGEITLEGLEVDTDLSWELLEGLVLNGAAGVAEIAAALEKDNTANGQQAAARARATIPTAEAKLAAFSSIVDSDTVPNMIVRHTGMGVQHVNDPSSLEPLVERYFSSLLTLWESRSYGIASALIVGLYPAPLASQELVDATRQWLDANQEIPALRRLVVENLDGVERALRVQERDAR
- a CDS encoding mechanosensitive ion channel family protein, which codes for MDDTPSAFDWTAFWADALTFIDTWQVPLKVLLIVAGAIVVRYVLLRIVARVVDRVVRGVKKRQNIEDTQALSASPLAAARVVQRTRALGTVLNSALTAVLVVLALILLVGVLFPNASGAFAIISAAVGAGLGFGAQNIVKDVLNGIFMVAEDQLGVGDVVDLGPATGVVEVVGIRVTQVRDVNGTLWFVRNGEILRVGNLSQGWARAIIDLAVPYEADVELVQERMLATAVDMHQNSKWRSRILEKPEIWGIESISSEAVVVRLVVKTRSSSKDDVARELRARLKATLDEMGVRLPALNSVVLQGYDGATNVTGARPPKTSPLAITEPAAPKPARTRKESR